The following are encoded together in the Bradymonas sediminis genome:
- a CDS encoding MarC family protein codes for MSTLSAALLLFLVMDPIGNVPISLSLLKDVERERWPVILMREQLIALAVLVVFLFGGHFILDLLHIKTETVSMAGGIILFIIGIRMIFPSDQGMFGDDAGGEPFIVPLAIPLIAGPSTIATVMLLANSHPGRQVDWSVALVLAWSAGAVILMGAVRLSHRLSPSMLTALARLMGMLLVALSVQMFLDGAVSYIRMQTEGATAAEAQAQALEAPEVGEGVDVE; via the coding sequence ATGAGCACATTATCCGCAGCGCTTCTACTCTTTTTGGTCATGGACCCCATCGGCAATGTGCCGATCTCGTTGAGCCTCTTAAAGGACGTCGAGCGCGAGCGTTGGCCGGTGATTTTGATGCGCGAGCAGTTGATCGCGCTGGCGGTGCTGGTGGTCTTTTTATTCGGCGGGCATTTCATTCTGGATCTGCTGCATATCAAGACCGAGACGGTGAGCATGGCCGGCGGGATCATCCTATTTATCATCGGGATTCGCATGATCTTCCCCAGCGATCAGGGCATGTTCGGCGACGACGCCGGCGGCGAGCCGTTTATCGTGCCGCTGGCGATCCCGCTGATCGCCGGGCCCTCGACCATCGCGACAGTGATGCTGCTGGCCAATAGCCACCCGGGGCGCCAGGTCGACTGGAGCGTGGCGCTGGTGCTGGCGTGGAGCGCCGGCGCGGTCATCCTGATGGGCGCGGTGCGCCTGTCCCACCGCCTCAGCCCCAGCATGCTCACCGCCCTGGCCCGCCTGATGGGCATGCTCCTGGTGGCGCTGTCGGTGCAGATGTTCTTGGACGGCGCGGTCAGCTATATCCGCATGCAGACCGAGGGCGCCACGGCCGCTGAGGCCCAGGCGCAGGCCCTCGAGGCGCCTGAGGTGGGCGAGGGTGTGGATGTGGAATAG
- the cysK gene encoding cysteine synthase A yields the protein MPIYNDIVELVGRTPLIRLNRVVGDCPAEILVKAEFFNPAGSVKDRIGKNMIERAEAEGKIGPNTTIVEPTSGNTGIALAFVCAARGYKLILTMPDTMSLERRSLLKALGAGLELTPGASGMPGAIARAHELVEELGDAFTLQQFENQANPDAHVKSTAEEIWADCDGNVDAIVTGVGTGGSITGIARALKAKNPNFRAIAIEPTGSPVLSGGKPGPHKIQGLGAGFVPGILDTDLLDDVIQIDNDEAAEMARRIAVEEGMLVGISSGANVLGAIRMGHRPDFHGKRIVTILCDSGERYLSTPLFRGL from the coding sequence ATGCCTATTTATAATGATATTGTTGAGTTGGTGGGGCGCACGCCCCTGATTCGATTGAACCGCGTCGTGGGTGATTGCCCCGCGGAAATCCTGGTCAAGGCCGAGTTTTTTAACCCGGCCGGCAGCGTCAAGGACCGCATCGGCAAGAATATGATCGAGCGCGCCGAGGCCGAGGGGAAGATCGGCCCGAATACGACCATCGTCGAGCCGACCAGCGGCAACACCGGCATCGCGCTGGCGTTTGTGTGCGCGGCGCGCGGCTATAAGCTGATTCTGACCATGCCCGACACGATGAGTTTGGAGCGCCGATCGCTGCTAAAAGCGCTGGGTGCGGGCCTTGAGCTAACGCCCGGAGCGTCCGGGATGCCCGGGGCGATCGCGCGGGCGCACGAGCTCGTCGAAGAGCTCGGCGACGCGTTCACGCTGCAGCAATTCGAGAACCAGGCAAACCCGGACGCCCACGTGAAATCGACGGCCGAGGAAATCTGGGCTGATTGCGATGGCAATGTCGACGCGATCGTCACCGGTGTTGGTACCGGCGGGAGCATCACCGGGATTGCGCGGGCGCTCAAGGCCAAGAATCCGAACTTTCGCGCCATCGCGATTGAGCCAACCGGCAGCCCGGTGTTGTCGGGCGGAAAGCCCGGGCCCCATAAGATTCAGGGCCTCGGCGCGGGCTTCGTCCCGGGCATCCTCGACACCGACCTTCTTGACGACGTCATCCAGATCGACAATGACGAGGCCGCCGAAATGGCTCGGCGAATCGCGGTCGAAGAGGGCATGCTCGTCGGCATAAGCTCCGGGGCCAATGTGCTCGGCGCGATTCGCATGGGGCATCGCCCCGACTTTCACGGAAAGCGCATCGTGACGATCCTATGCGACTCCGGCGAGCGCTACCTTTCAACACCTTTATTTCGCGGCCTATAA
- the tyrS gene encoding tyrosine--tRNA ligase — MSDFKSSILQELQWRGFIQQMTHDGLDEALEAGPLALYCGFDPSGPSLHVGHLLPVLGLAFFKRHGHAPMALVGGATGMIGDPSGKSEERNLLSEEAIGENVKGIQAQLQAILDRAAQMHPETLGEGVAEAGAEVPIVNNADWLKPWSFIDFLREVGKHFRVNAMLAKDSVRSRIEEREQGISFTEFSYQLIQAFDFFQLYEQRKCRLQIGGSDQWGNITAGTDFIRRKLSKAAFGMTFPLVTDSSGNKLGKTAGGGAVWLNPERTSPYEFYQYWVAREDADVPGLLRLFTFLPREEIDALIAEIDAGENRGQVQKKLAWEVTALVHGAEEADGAVRASKMLFGEKIEGLTDRQLASIFGDIPSTEIARAEFEGEGIGILDLMTRTGLQKSNGAARRLIKQGGAYINNEKVDAPEKQVTLADLASESMMVLRSGKKSYHVIRVTD, encoded by the coding sequence ATGAGCGATTTTAAGAGCAGCATCCTGCAGGAATTGCAGTGGCGTGGATTTATTCAGCAGATGACCCATGACGGCCTCGATGAGGCGCTGGAAGCGGGGCCTCTGGCGCTCTATTGCGGCTTCGATCCCTCCGGTCCCTCGCTGCACGTCGGGCATCTTCTGCCGGTTTTGGGGCTCGCGTTCTTCAAGCGCCATGGGCACGCGCCGATGGCGCTGGTGGGCGGGGCGACCGGCATGATCGGTGACCCGAGCGGCAAATCTGAGGAACGAAATCTGCTCAGCGAAGAGGCCATCGGCGAGAACGTCAAGGGCATCCAGGCACAGCTTCAGGCCATCCTGGACCGCGCCGCCCAGATGCACCCCGAGACCCTCGGGGAGGGCGTCGCCGAGGCCGGCGCCGAGGTGCCGATCGTCAATAACGCCGATTGGCTCAAGCCCTGGAGCTTCATCGACTTTTTGCGCGAGGTCGGAAAGCATTTCCGGGTCAACGCGATGTTGGCCAAGGACTCGGTGCGCTCGCGCATCGAGGAGCGCGAGCAGGGCATCAGCTTCACCGAGTTCAGCTACCAGTTGATCCAGGCCTTCGACTTCTTCCAGCTCTATGAGCAGCGCAAGTGCCGCCTGCAGATTGGCGGGAGCGACCAGTGGGGAAATATCACCGCGGGCACCGACTTTATCCGGCGCAAGCTGAGCAAGGCGGCCTTCGGGATGACGTTCCCGCTGGTCACCGACTCCTCGGGCAATAAGCTCGGCAAGACCGCCGGTGGCGGCGCGGTGTGGCTCAACCCCGAGCGCACCAGCCCCTACGAATTCTACCAATATTGGGTGGCCCGCGAGGACGCCGACGTCCCCGGTCTGCTGCGCCTATTTACCTTTTTGCCCAGGGAGGAGATCGACGCGCTCATCGCCGAGATCGACGCCGGCGAGAACCGCGGTCAGGTCCAGAAGAAGCTCGCCTGGGAGGTCACCGCGCTGGTCCACGGCGCCGAGGAAGCCGACGGCGCCGTGCGGGCCTCGAAGATGCTCTTCGGCGAGAAGATCGAAGGGCTCACGGACCGCCAATTGGCGTCGATCTTTGGCGACATTCCGTCGACCGAGATTGCGCGCGCCGAGTTCGAGGGCGAAGGCATTGGCATCCTCGACCTGATGACGCGCACGGGCTTGCAGAAGTCCAACGGCGCGGCCCGTCGCCTCATCAAGCAGGGCGGGGCATATATCAATAACGAGAAGGTCGACGCCCCCGAGAAGCAGGTCACCCTCGCCGACCTCGCCAGCGAGTCGATGATGGTGCTGCGCAGCGGCAAAAAATCCTACCACGTCATTCGCGTGACGGATTGA
- a CDS encoding bifunctional homocysteine S-methyltransferase/methylenetetrahydrofolate reductase: MSSAKKNKQAFMEVVNARPVVFDGAIGTQLYERGIYINRSFDDANLTRQDMVRSVHRAYLAAGADVLTTNTFASNRIKLSRHGLEDKVEAINRAGVELAREVAGDTAFVAGSVGPTGLTPTMLTDVELDEIRAAFSEQIDALARAGADLIVLETFRQLSEMRIAIEAARAVCDLPIVATMAFDSEMKTGDGAEPDRVAMLLEQWGADVIGANCMEGPKVLFDVVEQMVGHGVPVAAQANAGYPRKVEERLVYMATPEYFGVYARRFFKLGVRIVGGCCGTGAEHIRQVAAAARMMGSGRVQVEMARVERVDSPAEPEMEPVAPAERSDLAAKILRAQRERVLAAPGERPPLSRDNFVVSVEVNPPAGLRIQDTIESVKMLMAGGVDVINTADGPRASVRMNNGVFAALARKHAGCEVIVHYCARDRNLLGLQSDLLGLHVLGLHNLCVVTGDPPKVGDYPHATAVFDLDSVGMLRMISNFNRGLDPAGKSVGETTHFWCACGAEPAAQDYEREIRRLEHKKAAGADFIMTQPVYDHRVLEKFLEDIAHLELPVLVGLLPLASHRNAEFLHNEVPGMAVPDGIRQRMKEAGSGPKARAEGVKIAQEILEQVKDRVVGAYIMPPFGRYESALEILQSIPGYPEVK; encoded by the coding sequence ATGAGCAGTGCGAAGAAGAATAAACAGGCGTTTATGGAGGTCGTGAACGCGCGGCCCGTGGTATTCGACGGGGCGATCGGCACGCAGCTCTATGAGCGCGGGATTTATATCAACCGCTCCTTCGATGACGCCAACCTGACGCGCCAGGATATGGTGCGCAGCGTGCACCGGGCGTATCTGGCGGCCGGGGCGGATGTCTTGACGACCAATACCTTCGCGTCCAACCGCATCAAACTAAGCCGCCACGGGCTCGAAGATAAGGTCGAGGCCATCAACCGCGCCGGGGTCGAGTTGGCGCGCGAGGTCGCGGGCGACACCGCGTTTGTGGCCGGCTCGGTCGGGCCGACCGGCTTGACCCCGACGATGCTCACCGACGTGGAGCTCGACGAGATCCGCGCGGCTTTTAGCGAGCAGATCGACGCGCTGGCCAGGGCCGGCGCGGATCTGATCGTGCTGGAGACCTTCCGCCAGCTCAGCGAGATGCGCATCGCCATCGAGGCGGCGCGCGCGGTGTGTGATTTGCCGATCGTGGCCACCATGGCGTTTGACTCCGAGATGAAGACCGGCGACGGCGCCGAGCCCGACCGCGTGGCGATGCTCCTGGAGCAATGGGGCGCCGACGTCATCGGGGCGAATTGCATGGAGGGGCCGAAGGTGCTCTTCGACGTGGTCGAGCAGATGGTCGGCCACGGCGTGCCGGTCGCCGCTCAGGCCAACGCGGGGTATCCGCGTAAGGTCGAAGAGCGTCTCGTTTATATGGCGACCCCGGAGTATTTCGGGGTGTACGCGCGCCGCTTTTTCAAGCTCGGCGTGCGCATCGTCGGTGGGTGCTGCGGCACCGGGGCGGAGCATATCCGCCAGGTCGCCGCCGCCGCGCGGATGATGGGCTCGGGGCGCGTTCAGGTCGAGATGGCGCGCGTCGAGCGCGTGGACTCCCCCGCTGAGCCCGAGATGGAGCCGGTCGCCCCCGCCGAGCGAAGCGATCTGGCGGCCAAAATCCTGCGCGCCCAGCGCGAGCGCGTCCTCGCGGCGCCGGGTGAGCGACCGCCCTTGAGTCGGGATAATTTCGTGGTCAGCGTCGAGGTCAATCCGCCCGCGGGGCTGCGCATTCAGGATACGATCGAGTCGGTGAAGATGCTGATGGCCGGCGGCGTCGATGTCATCAACACCGCCGATGGCCCGCGCGCCTCGGTGCGTATGAATAACGGCGTCTTCGCCGCGCTCGCCCGCAAACACGCCGGCTGTGAGGTGATCGTTCATTATTGCGCCCGCGACCGCAATCTTCTGGGCCTGCAATCCGACCTGCTCGGCCTGCATGTGCTCGGGCTGCACAACCTGTGCGTGGTCACCGGCGACCCGCCCAAGGTGGGCGATTATCCGCACGCCACCGCGGTCTTCGACCTCGACAGCGTCGGGATGCTGCGCATGATCTCGAACTTCAACCGCGGCCTGGATCCGGCGGGTAAATCGGTCGGTGAGACCACGCATTTTTGGTGCGCCTGCGGCGCCGAGCCCGCAGCTCAGGACTATGAGCGCGAGATCCGGCGCCTGGAGCATAAGAAGGCGGCCGGCGCCGACTTCATCATGACCCAGCCGGTCTATGACCACCGCGTGCTCGAGAAGTTTCTGGAGGATATCGCCCACCTCGAGCTGCCGGTGCTCGTCGGGCTTTTGCCCCTGGCGAGCCATCGAAACGCGGAGTTTTTGCATAACGAGGTCCCCGGCATGGCGGTTCCCGACGGGATTCGCCAGCGCATGAAAGAGGCCGGCAGCGGCCCGAAGGCGCGCGCCGAGGGCGTAAAGATCGCCCAGGAAATTTTAGAGCAAGTCAAAGATCGCGTCGTCGGCGCCTATATCATGCCGCCCTTTGGTCGCTATGAGAGCGCCCTCGAAATCCTGCAATCGATTCCCGGTTACCCCGAGGTAAAGTGA
- the cysE gene encoding serine O-acetyltransferase has product MTDKRAKAIIQAKAKAAARKAQTPKVTPPSIQPVGARGLLREALEDIRAVRRADPAARSQLEVVLAYPGLHAVWLHRIAHQMWNDGQWLRARLLSHVGRHYTGIEIHPGAQIGRRVFIDHGMGIVIGETAVVGDDCLIYAGVVLGGTSLARTKRHPTLGKGVTVGSNACILGDLRIGDGARVGSGSVVIKDVAEGATVVGIPGRVVSQQKRCGTLGVPDLDHAALPDPIQRIVKDLLGQIERLCGRVESLEKLLDLSPEELDEMLKRHELQDDVDPKLVAAKKDS; this is encoded by the coding sequence GTGACTGATAAAAGAGCGAAAGCAATCATCCAGGCCAAGGCCAAAGCCGCCGCACGCAAGGCGCAGACCCCGAAGGTCACGCCGCCGAGCATCCAGCCGGTCGGCGCGCGCGGATTATTGCGCGAGGCGCTCGAGGATATTCGCGCGGTGCGCCGCGCCGACCCCGCCGCCCGCAGCCAATTGGAGGTAGTGCTGGCGTATCCGGGGCTGCACGCCGTCTGGCTGCACCGCATCGCCCACCAGATGTGGAATGACGGGCAGTGGCTGCGCGCGCGCCTGCTGTCACACGTGGGCCGCCATTATACCGGCATCGAGATTCACCCCGGCGCCCAGATCGGCCGGCGCGTCTTCATCGACCACGGCATGGGGATCGTCATCGGCGAGACCGCCGTGGTCGGCGATGACTGCCTGATCTATGCGGGGGTGGTGCTCGGCGGGACCTCACTCGCGCGCACCAAGCGCCACCCGACGCTCGGAAAGGGCGTCACCGTCGGGAGTAACGCGTGCATCCTCGGGGATCTTCGGATCGGCGATGGCGCGCGCGTCGGCAGTGGTTCGGTGGTCATCAAGGACGTGGCCGAGGGCGCCACGGTGGTGGGTATTCCGGGGCGGGTGGTCTCTCAGCAAAAACGCTGCGGTACGCTCGGAGTGCCGGACCTGGACCACGCCGCGCTGCCCGACCCGATTCAGCGCATCGTCAAAGACCTGCTCGGCCAAATTGAGCGCCTGTGCGGACGCGTCGAGAGCCTTGAGAAGCTCCTCGACTTGAGCCCCGAGGAGCTCGACGAGATGCTAAAACGCCACGAGCTCCAGGACGATGTCGACCCGAAGCTCGTGGCGGCGAAAAAGGACAGCTAA
- a CDS encoding sulfurtransferase: MVESTSTQDPMNTRANPLKSLRLIAPLAAIVVLCATWCAWAGAPAQSASDVPLVEAVALSSNDWIVEAPRARALIAQGSVTVLDSRGKVQWLKGHVPGAQRVSWDDFTRADKRETRGILKSAGELTQALQALGVSASRPVLVVGNPPDNWGEDGRIVWMLRTLGHPKVAMVDGGQKALEKAGLKAVHSPGAEDAKKGDFVAKKPNHLNIDRQALKARLGQADFVALDTREAREFAGKTPYGESRGGHVAGAKHLHYEELFAADGRLLPPATIKAKLAKLGIEPTTEVAAYCTGGVRSAWMVVILQHLGYANARNYAGSMWEWSAQDAAEYPLHK; encoded by the coding sequence ATGGTCGAATCCACATCCACCCAGGACCCCATGAATACCCGCGCGAACCCGCTGAAAAGTCTGAGATTAATCGCCCCATTGGCGGCCATCGTTGTGCTCTGCGCCACCTGGTGTGCCTGGGCCGGGGCGCCGGCGCAGTCGGCGAGTGACGTGCCGCTGGTCGAGGCGGTGGCGCTGAGCTCGAACGATTGGATCGTCGAGGCGCCGCGGGCGCGGGCGTTGATCGCCCAGGGGTCGGTGACGGTCTTGGATTCGCGGGGGAAGGTCCAGTGGCTCAAGGGCCATGTGCCGGGGGCGCAGCGCGTGAGCTGGGACGACTTTACACGGGCCGACAAGCGCGAGACGCGCGGCATCTTGAAGAGCGCGGGGGAGCTGACTCAGGCGCTGCAGGCGTTGGGCGTATCGGCGTCGCGACCGGTGTTGGTGGTCGGCAATCCGCCCGATAATTGGGGCGAGGACGGGCGAATCGTGTGGATGCTCCGGACGCTGGGGCACCCGAAGGTCGCGATGGTCGACGGGGGGCAGAAGGCGCTGGAGAAGGCGGGGCTTAAGGCGGTGCATTCGCCGGGCGCCGAGGACGCGAAGAAGGGGGATTTTGTGGCGAAAAAGCCGAATCACCTCAATATCGACCGCCAGGCGCTTAAGGCGCGGCTGGGGCAGGCGGATTTCGTGGCGCTCGACACGCGCGAGGCGCGGGAATTCGCCGGGAAGACGCCGTATGGGGAGTCGCGCGGCGGGCATGTCGCCGGGGCGAAGCATCTGCATTATGAGGAACTCTTTGCCGCCGACGGCCGCCTGCTGCCCCCCGCCACCATCAAAGCCAAGCTCGCCAAATTGGGCATTGAGCCCACCACCGAGGTCGCGGCCTATTGCACCGGCGGGGTGCGCTCGGCCTGGATGGTCGTGATCTTGCAGCACCTTGGGTACGCCAACGCGCGCAACTACGCCGGGTCGATGTGGGAGTGGTCGGCCCAGGACGCCGCCGAATATCCGCTGCACAAATAA
- a CDS encoding 5-formyltetrahydrofolate cyclo-ligase: protein MAGQLASTTEKKALRAAYLTRRDAQNADECRQRSAKICQRLGEVEPIQAAHSIAGYAAMRNEADLSAYLRARLASDIWLYFPRVADGNTLDFVRVKRLDTLVPGAFDILEPVGPPTPKSEIDVFLIPGVAFDRQGGRLGFGGGFYDRALESIKKLPDSTRASAPLLVGICYQWQLVDGKIPVESYDITMDMIVTEEQLIMCSDARFIPPGS, encoded by the coding sequence ATGGCCGGACAGCTTGCGTCCACCACGGAAAAAAAAGCGCTACGCGCCGCGTACTTGACGCGCCGCGACGCGCAAAACGCCGACGAGTGCCGTCAGCGATCTGCAAAGATCTGTCAGCGCTTGGGCGAAGTGGAGCCGATTCAGGCAGCTCATAGCATCGCGGGTTACGCCGCGATGCGAAACGAGGCCGACCTGTCGGCCTATTTGCGCGCGCGCCTGGCGAGCGATATTTGGCTGTATTTTCCGCGCGTTGCCGACGGCAATACGCTTGATTTTGTGCGCGTGAAGCGCCTCGACACCTTGGTGCCCGGGGCGTTTGACATTTTAGAGCCCGTCGGGCCGCCCACACCGAAATCTGAGATCGACGTTTTCTTAATCCCTGGGGTCGCGTTTGACCGGCAGGGAGGTCGGCTTGGTTTTGGGGGCGGCTTTTATGATCGTGCGCTCGAATCGATAAAAAAATTACCTGATTCAACCCGAGCCTCGGCTCCGCTATTGGTGGGCATTTGCTACCAATGGCAACTTGTCGACGGGAAGATCCCCGTCGAATCCTATGACATCACAATGGACATGATCGTGACCGAGGAGCAGCTCATTATGTGCTCCGACGCGCGCTTCATACCGCCCGGTTCTTGA
- the rny gene encoding ribonuclease Y, whose protein sequence is MYIAAVLVGVVLGVIAGFFFASRKADAALESQLTTKLEQLRATTVEKTKKRVEAELREELTGEVRGELKEKYDEEIRQTAEEKAAHKIEEAESRAAALHKSAELEAESIKLEAQKAGDTELKARRAELQKLEQRLSSREASLDQRADKFDERDQQAAGREERLNAREKEINEREDTVARELERVSAELEKVAGCTAEEAKAELVETILVEARAEATQKVRELEEAALDEADKRARKVLATAVQRYAGEFVTERTVKVVQLPSDDMKGRIIGREGRNIRALEAATGVDVIVDDTPEVVVISGFDPVRREIARLSLEKLIADGRIHPARIEEVVEKTEQEIAQVIKDAGEQAAFELGVHGLHPEIIKLLGQLKYRTSYGQNMWSHSIEVGFLCGLMADELGVDVKLARRAGLLHDMGKALTHEREGSHALVGAEIAAKHGEVEIVRNAIAAHHDDEPQNSVIAHLVIAADALSGARPGARREILGTYVKRLEALEKISLDFNGVEKTYAIQAGREIRVMVSSSKVSDNEAYALSKNIARKIEDELTYPGQVKVCVIRETRAVDYAK, encoded by the coding sequence ATGTATATAGCTGCTGTACTGGTGGGAGTGGTCCTAGGCGTCATCGCCGGCTTCTTCTTCGCCAGTCGAAAAGCGGATGCAGCGCTGGAGTCGCAACTTACGACGAAGCTTGAGCAATTGCGCGCGACGACGGTCGAGAAGACCAAAAAACGCGTCGAAGCCGAGCTTCGCGAAGAGCTGACCGGCGAGGTTCGTGGAGAATTAAAAGAAAAATACGACGAGGAGATCCGACAGACCGCAGAAGAGAAGGCTGCACATAAAATTGAGGAAGCAGAGAGCCGCGCCGCGGCGCTGCACAAGAGCGCAGAACTTGAAGCCGAGTCGATTAAATTAGAGGCCCAGAAGGCCGGCGATACCGAGCTGAAGGCGCGTCGCGCCGAGCTCCAAAAGCTCGAGCAACGCTTGAGCAGTCGCGAGGCGAGCCTGGACCAGCGCGCCGATAAATTCGACGAGCGCGACCAGCAAGCCGCCGGGCGCGAAGAGCGCCTGAACGCGCGCGAGAAGGAGATTAACGAGCGCGAAGATACCGTCGCGCGTGAGCTTGAGCGGGTGAGCGCCGAGCTTGAAAAGGTCGCCGGATGCACCGCCGAGGAGGCCAAGGCCGAGCTGGTCGAGACCATCCTGGTGGAGGCGCGCGCCGAGGCCACCCAGAAGGTGCGCGAGCTCGAAGAAGCCGCGCTCGACGAGGCCGACAAGCGCGCCCGCAAGGTGCTCGCCACGGCCGTCCAGCGCTACGCCGGTGAGTTTGTGACCGAGCGTACCGTCAAGGTCGTCCAGCTCCCCTCCGACGACATGAAGGGGCGGATTATCGGCCGCGAAGGGCGAAATATTCGCGCCCTCGAGGCCGCCACGGGCGTGGACGTGATCGTCGATGATACCCCGGAGGTGGTCGTCATCAGTGGCTTTGACCCGGTGCGCCGCGAGATCGCGCGGCTGTCGCTCGAGAAGCTCATCGCCGACGGGCGTATTCACCCGGCGCGCATCGAGGAGGTCGTCGAGAAGACCGAGCAAGAGATCGCCCAGGTCATCAAAGACGCCGGTGAGCAGGCCGCGTTTGAGCTCGGCGTGCACGGGTTGCACCCCGAGATCATCAAGCTGCTCGGCCAGCTTAAATACCGCACCAGCTACGGCCAGAATATGTGGTCGCACTCCATCGAGGTCGGCTTCCTATGCGGGCTGATGGCCGATGAGCTCGGCGTGGACGTGAAGTTGGCCCGCCGCGCCGGCCTGCTCCACGATATGGGCAAGGCGCTCACCCACGAGCGCGAGGGCAGCCACGCCCTGGTGGGCGCCGAGATCGCCGCAAAACACGGCGAAGTCGAGATCGTGCGCAACGCGATCGCCGCTCACCACGATGATGAGCCGCAAAATTCGGTCATCGCGCACCTCGTCATCGCCGCAGACGCCCTCTCCGGGGCACGCCCGGGCGCGCGTCGCGAGATTTTGGGCACCTATGTCAAACGCCTGGAAGCTCTGGAGAAGATCTCTCTGGACTTTAATGGCGTTGAGAAGACATACGCTATTCAGGCTGGCCGCGAGATTCGAGTCATGGTCTCGAGCTCCAAGGTCAGTGATAACGAAGCCTACGCGTTGAGCAAAAATATCGCGCGCAAGATCGAAGACGAGCTGACCTATCCGGGTCAGGTGAAGGTCTGCGTGATTCGCGAAACGCGAGCCGTCGATTACGCGAAATAA
- the queD gene encoding 6-carboxytetrahydropterin synthase QueD — protein MIVELKKKFTFEAAHCLPNTPPGHKCRRLHGHSYTIEIEVKGEVGEESGWLIDFTDIKEAWQPLHAELDHYYLNEIEGLENPTSEVLAGWIWKRLAPTLEYLSAVTVHETCTSSCTYRGE, from the coding sequence ATGATTGTCGAATTAAAGAAGAAGTTCACCTTCGAAGCCGCCCATTGCCTGCCGAATACTCCTCCCGGGCATAAATGTCGCCGCCTGCACGGGCACTCGTATACCATCGAGATCGAGGTCAAAGGGGAGGTCGGCGAAGAGAGCGGCTGGCTGATCGACTTCACGGATATCAAAGAGGCGTGGCAGCCGCTGCACGCCGAGCTCGACCACTATTATCTCAATGAGATTGAAGGCCTGGAGAATCCGACCTCGGAAGTATTGGCGGGTTGGATCTGGAAGCGCCTGGCGCCGACGCTGGAGTATTTGAGCGCGGTCACGGTCCACGAGACCTGCACGTCGTCGTGCACCTATCGCGGGGAGTGA
- a CDS encoding cell division protein ZapA, whose protein sequence is MDFAGRLGVVSKGSKVSNIDRMGTQTSSDDSVDARASRTTRGVERAPVPRSHNVRIGGQRLSIRTTHEAAFVESLADHIDQKVSELQKMAPSAPLSKLLMLASMTVAEELFDARQEIDRLRDEITECTGTMFSLLDQASSQE, encoded by the coding sequence ATGGATTTTGCCGGGAGGTTGGGCGTGGTATCAAAGGGATCGAAAGTTTCAAATATAGATCGAATGGGGACTCAAACCTCGTCCGATGATTCTGTAGATGCCCGCGCATCGCGTACGACGCGAGGCGTAGAACGCGCCCCAGTCCCACGGTCTCATAACGTGCGAATTGGCGGTCAACGCCTTTCGATTCGCACCACCCATGAGGCCGCGTTTGTCGAGAGTCTTGCAGATCATATCGATCAAAAAGTCTCCGAATTGCAGAAGATGGCACCGTCTGCGCCGCTCTCCAAATTATTAATGCTGGCAAGTATGACCGTGGCGGAGGAGTTATTCGACGCCCGGCAAGAAATAGATCGTTTAAGAGACGAAATTACCGAGTGTACCGGCACCATGTTCAGTCTGTTGGACCAGGCTTCGAGCCAGGAATAA